In the genome of Montipora foliosa isolate CH-2021 chromosome 3, ASM3666993v2, whole genome shotgun sequence, one region contains:
- the LOC137994501 gene encoding glutathione S-transferase omega-1-like, with protein sequence MTHYSKGSEKPPLKGDVLRLYSMRLCPFAQRARLVLAAKKIPYECVNINLKDKPDWFFDLNPVGKVPVIEQPDGTVIYESAVCCDYLEELFPEGVTLYPKDNLYKKYKQRILVETLGSAIVSAFYKSVFKQEGGQDALNKSLAEFEKYLKQNEKHVGGEEPGMGDYLIWPWFERLQAMQPDTLSQYPAIQDWCTAMMELPAVKDCKHSKENHLNFWERYLAGDPDSQLIGIDKDP encoded by the exons atgacacaCTATTCTAAAGGATCTGAGAAACCACCGCTAAAAGGCGACGTACTTCGATTGTACAGCATGAGACTCTGTCCATTCGCCCAG AGAGCCCGACTTGTGCTGGCTGCCAAAAAAATTCCTTACGAGTGTGTTAACATCAACTTGAAGGACAAGCCTGACTGGTTTTTTGACTTGAACCCCGTTGGGAAGGTCCCAGTGATTGAACAGCCGGATGGAACGGTCATATATGAATCAGCAGTCTGTTGTG ATTACTTGGAAGAATTGTTCCCTGAAGGTGTGACTCTTTATCCCAAAGATAATCTTTATAAAAAGTACAAGCAGCGGATTTTGGTTGAAACATTGGGAAGTGCA ATCGTGTCTGCATTTTATAAGAGTGTTTTCAAGCAAGAAGGAGGCCAGGATGCACTGAATAAATCGCTTGCTGAATTTGAAAAGTACTTGAAACAAAATGAGAAGCATGTTGGTG GTGAGGAACCCGGAATGGGAGACTACCTTATATGGCCATGGTTTGAACGCCTTCAAGCGATGCAGCCCGACACTCTGTCCCAGTACCCTGCCATCCAAGATTGGTGTACCGCCATGATGGAACTTCCTGCAGTCAAGGATTGTAAACATTCAAAGGAAAATCACTTGAACTTCTGGGAAAGATACCTCGCTGGCGACCCGGATTCTCAGCTCATTGGCATTGATAAGGACCCATAA
- the LOC137994500 gene encoding glutathione S-transferase omega-1-like, whose product MTHYSKGSEKPPLKGDVLRLYSMRFCPFAQRARLVLAAKKIPYECVNINLKDKPDWFFDLNPGGKVPVIEQPDGTVIYESAVCCDYFEELFPKGVMLYPKDNLYKKYKQRILVETLGSAIVSAFYKSVLKQEGGQEALNKSLAEFEKYLKQNDKHVGGDEPGMGDYLIWPWFERLQAMQPDTLSQYPATQAWCSAMMELPAVKDCKHSKENHLKFWEKYGAGDPDSQLIGTEKEP is encoded by the exons atgacacaCTATTCTAAAGGATCTGAGAAACCACCGTTGAAAGGCGACGTACTTCGATTGTACAGCATGAGATTTTGTCCATTCGCTCAG AGAGCCCGACTTGTGCTGGCTGCCAAAAAAATCCCTTATGAGTGTGTTAACATCAACTTGAAGGACAAGCCTGACTGGTTTTTTGACTTGAACCCTGGTGGGAAGGTCCCAGTGATTGAACAGCCGGATGGAACGGTCATATATGAATCAGCAGTCTGTTGTG ATTATTTCGAAGAATTGTTCCCCAAAGGAGTGATGCTTTATCCCAAAGATAACCTTTATAAAAAGTACAAGCAGCGGATTTTGGTTGAAACATTGGGAAGTGCA ATTGTGTCTGCATTTTATAAGAGTGTTCTGAAGCAAGAAGGAGGACAGGAAGCACTGAATAAATCGCTTGCTGAATTTGAAAAGtacttgaaacaaaatgacaagCATGTTGGTG GTGACGAACCCGGAATGGGAGACTACCTTATATGGCCATGGTTTGAACGCCTTCAAGCGATGCAGCCGGACACTCTGTCCCAGTACCCTGCCACCCAAGCTTGGTGTTCCGCCATGATGGAACTTCCTGCAGTCAAGGATTGTAAACATTCAAAGGAAAATCACTTGAAGTTCTGGGAAAAATACGGTGCTGGCGACCCGGATTCTCAGCTCATTGGCACTGAAAAGGAGCCATAA